One Gossypium raimondii isolate GPD5lz chromosome 3, ASM2569854v1, whole genome shotgun sequence genomic window carries:
- the LOC105794035 gene encoding uncharacterized protein LOC105794035 isoform X2: protein MENKEDEGLCHSLSRKELQSLCKKYGLPANRSHSDMAKSLASYLENQRLVSMTSGERLYGIQEAGHPLSLKLQLQPGASLNTLRDAGKDHYGLISCPLDRCNGGNYSQAVQCNALGCCTGDKFYHKDGGGGGSILFQQRPHSHFVSQYDDSGFKNKEFQTISSNRDCLSLSRDRRMNDMPQIGHEDTGVAACFDGPFFPSSINTSTVSPPSFQFHVSSEEGINLYVDLNSNPSEWIEKLKSEVSICQDMSHCKSKTSPKELGRFGESSKQMERSFQLNVDTGEMKDDFIHSGLPPNLIIKETSSLQFDHPDGDNGSFDSAVMVPCGRAVDLSEHLEGDRGLTLVRAHPDSQEQIISAIAPCAKDKCLVAPNSNINSLREKLGGDAALNISNGPLSLLRKENEICENSTLQSSCHLVSSGRMVPGCQPDGSLLMQKPEDVVHQKDALYSPGDNGEFVDLVDPKHKFYADQGGLAGSTDLNQETFRTRLPTLVEEQDKSKINNWGESSEGLDNVESNGLGKKRACIDGDKNDCSMLDAKILRSTKHLIKVLPRRSMRLISK from the exons ATGGAAAACAAGGAAGATGAGGGTTTATGTCATAGCCTTTCTAGGAAAGAGCTTCAAAGTTTGTGTAAGAAGTATGGTTTACCGGCTAACAGGTCCCATTCTGATATGGCTAAATCATTGGCATCTTATCTAGAG AACCAGAGATTGGTTTCAATGACATCGGGGGAAAGATTATATGGAATTCAAGAGGCTGGACATCCTTTGTCCCTGAAACTACAACTGCAACCTGGAGCATCATTAAACACTTTAAGGGATGCTGGAAAAG ATCACTATGGACTCATCTCTTGTCCCCTAGACAGGTGTAATGGAGGGAACTATTCTCAAGCTGTTCAATGTAATGCATTGGGTTGTTGCACAGGggataaattttatcataag GACGGTGGTGGTGGTGGCTCTATTTTGTTCCAGCAAAGACCACATTCTCATTTTGTTAGTCAGTATGATGACAGTGGTTTTAAGAATAAAGAGTTCCAAACTATAAGCTCCAATAGAGATTGTTTGAGTCTCTCGAGAGATAGAAGGATGAATGATATGCCTCAAATTGGACATGAAGACACGGGTGTTGCTGCATGTTTTGATGGgcctttctttccttcttccATAAACACTTCAACTGTTTCCCCCCCTTCTTTTCAGTTTCATGTCAGTTCAGAAGAGGGGATCAACCTTTATGTTGATTTAAATTCAAACCCATCAGAGTGGATTGAGAAACTGAAAAGTGAGGTTTCAATATGCCAGGACATGTCCCATTGCAAGTCTAAGACTTCTCCTAAGGAGCTTGGGCGCTTTGGGGAAAGTAGTAAACAGATGGAGAGATCTTTTCAGTTGAATGTAGATACTGGGGAAATGAAAGATGACTTTATACACTCTGGATTACCCCCAAATTTGatcataaaagaaacaagttcATTGCAGTTTGATCATCCTGATGGAGATAATGGATCCTTTGACTCAGCTGTAATGGTACCATGTGGCAGAGCTGTAGATTTGTCAGAGCATTTAGAAGGAGATCGAGGACTGACCTTAGTTAGAGCTCATCCTGATTCTCAGGAGCAAATAATTTCTGCTATTGCACCATGTGCTAAAGATAAGTGTTTGGTAGCCcctaattcaaatattaattctcTTAGGGAGAAGTTAGGTGGTGATGCTgcattaaatatatcaaatggtccTCTGAGTCTTCTGAGGAAggaaaatgaaatatgtgaaaattctACCCTACAAAGCAGTTGTCATCTTGTAAGTTCTGGTCGAATGGTTCCTGGATGCCAGCCAGATGGTTCATTACTGATGCAAAAGCCTGAAGATGTGGTTCACCAGAAAGATGCATTATATTCGCCTGGTGATAATGGTGAATTTGTGGATTTAGTTGATCCAAAGCATAAGTTTTATGCAGACCAAGGTGGGCTAGCAGGCTCAACTGATCTCAATCAAGAGACTTTTAGGACCCGGCTGCCTACATTAGTTGAAGAACAG GATAagagcaaaattaataattgggGAGAGAGTTCAGA AGGACTTGATAATGTTGAATCTAATGGACTCGGCAAAAAGAGGGCATGTATAGATGGCGATAAAAATGACTGTAGCATGCTTGATGCCAAGATTTTAAGAAGCACAAAGCATTTGATTAAGGTCCTCCCCAGAAGATCCATGCGGCTGATTTCCAAG TGA
- the LOC105794035 gene encoding uncharacterized protein LOC105794035 isoform X1 — protein sequence MENKEDEGLCHSLSRKELQSLCKKYGLPANRSHSDMAKSLASYLENQRLVSMTSGERLYGIQEAGHPLSLKLQLQPGASLNTLRDAGKDHYGLISCPLDRCNGGNYSQAVQCNALGCCTGDKFYHKDGGGGGSILFQQRPHSHFVSQYDDSGFKNKEFQTISSNRDCLSLSRDRRMNDMPQIGHEDTGVAACFDGPFFPSSINTSTVSPPSFQFHVSSEEGINLYVDLNSNPSEWIEKLKSEVSICQDMSHCKSKTSPKELGRFGESSKQMERSFQLNVDTGEMKDDFIHSGLPPNLIIKETSSLQFDHPDGDNGSFDSAVMVPCGRAVDLSEHLEGDRGLTLVRAHPDSQEQIISAIAPCAKDKCLVAPNSNINSLREKLGGDAALNISNGPLSLLRKENEICENSTLQSSCHLVSSGRMVPGCQPDGSLLMQKPEDVVHQKDALYSPGDNGEFVDLVDPKHKFYADQGGLAGSTDLNQETFRTRLPTLVEEQDKSKINNWGESSECSQDELFENCRGLDNVESNGLGKKRACIDGDKNDCSMLDAKILRSTKHLIKVLPRRSMRLISK from the exons ATGGAAAACAAGGAAGATGAGGGTTTATGTCATAGCCTTTCTAGGAAAGAGCTTCAAAGTTTGTGTAAGAAGTATGGTTTACCGGCTAACAGGTCCCATTCTGATATGGCTAAATCATTGGCATCTTATCTAGAG AACCAGAGATTGGTTTCAATGACATCGGGGGAAAGATTATATGGAATTCAAGAGGCTGGACATCCTTTGTCCCTGAAACTACAACTGCAACCTGGAGCATCATTAAACACTTTAAGGGATGCTGGAAAAG ATCACTATGGACTCATCTCTTGTCCCCTAGACAGGTGTAATGGAGGGAACTATTCTCAAGCTGTTCAATGTAATGCATTGGGTTGTTGCACAGGggataaattttatcataag GACGGTGGTGGTGGTGGCTCTATTTTGTTCCAGCAAAGACCACATTCTCATTTTGTTAGTCAGTATGATGACAGTGGTTTTAAGAATAAAGAGTTCCAAACTATAAGCTCCAATAGAGATTGTTTGAGTCTCTCGAGAGATAGAAGGATGAATGATATGCCTCAAATTGGACATGAAGACACGGGTGTTGCTGCATGTTTTGATGGgcctttctttccttcttccATAAACACTTCAACTGTTTCCCCCCCTTCTTTTCAGTTTCATGTCAGTTCAGAAGAGGGGATCAACCTTTATGTTGATTTAAATTCAAACCCATCAGAGTGGATTGAGAAACTGAAAAGTGAGGTTTCAATATGCCAGGACATGTCCCATTGCAAGTCTAAGACTTCTCCTAAGGAGCTTGGGCGCTTTGGGGAAAGTAGTAAACAGATGGAGAGATCTTTTCAGTTGAATGTAGATACTGGGGAAATGAAAGATGACTTTATACACTCTGGATTACCCCCAAATTTGatcataaaagaaacaagttcATTGCAGTTTGATCATCCTGATGGAGATAATGGATCCTTTGACTCAGCTGTAATGGTACCATGTGGCAGAGCTGTAGATTTGTCAGAGCATTTAGAAGGAGATCGAGGACTGACCTTAGTTAGAGCTCATCCTGATTCTCAGGAGCAAATAATTTCTGCTATTGCACCATGTGCTAAAGATAAGTGTTTGGTAGCCcctaattcaaatattaattctcTTAGGGAGAAGTTAGGTGGTGATGCTgcattaaatatatcaaatggtccTCTGAGTCTTCTGAGGAAggaaaatgaaatatgtgaaaattctACCCTACAAAGCAGTTGTCATCTTGTAAGTTCTGGTCGAATGGTTCCTGGATGCCAGCCAGATGGTTCATTACTGATGCAAAAGCCTGAAGATGTGGTTCACCAGAAAGATGCATTATATTCGCCTGGTGATAATGGTGAATTTGTGGATTTAGTTGATCCAAAGCATAAGTTTTATGCAGACCAAGGTGGGCTAGCAGGCTCAACTGATCTCAATCAAGAGACTTTTAGGACCCGGCTGCCTACATTAGTTGAAGAACAG GATAagagcaaaattaataattgggGAGAGAGTTCAGA ATGCTCACAAGATGAGTTATTTGAAAATTGTAGAGGACTTGATAATGTTGAATCTAATGGACTCGGCAAAAAGAGGGCATGTATAGATGGCGATAAAAATGACTGTAGCATGCTTGATGCCAAGATTTTAAGAAGCACAAAGCATTTGATTAAGGTCCTCCCCAGAAGATCCATGCGGCTGATTTCCAAG TGA
- the LOC105794035 gene encoding uncharacterized protein LOC105794035 isoform X3, whose protein sequence is MQNQRLVSMTSGERLYGIQEAGHPLSLKLQLQPGASLNTLRDAGKDHYGLISCPLDRCNGGNYSQAVQCNALGCCTGDKFYHKDGGGGGSILFQQRPHSHFVSQYDDSGFKNKEFQTISSNRDCLSLSRDRRMNDMPQIGHEDTGVAACFDGPFFPSSINTSTVSPPSFQFHVSSEEGINLYVDLNSNPSEWIEKLKSEVSICQDMSHCKSKTSPKELGRFGESSKQMERSFQLNVDTGEMKDDFIHSGLPPNLIIKETSSLQFDHPDGDNGSFDSAVMVPCGRAVDLSEHLEGDRGLTLVRAHPDSQEQIISAIAPCAKDKCLVAPNSNINSLREKLGGDAALNISNGPLSLLRKENEICENSTLQSSCHLVSSGRMVPGCQPDGSLLMQKPEDVVHQKDALYSPGDNGEFVDLVDPKHKFYADQGGLAGSTDLNQETFRTRLPTLVEEQDKSKINNWGESSECSQDELFENCRGLDNVESNGLGKKRACIDGDKNDCSMLDAKILRSTKHLIKVLPRRSMRLISK, encoded by the exons ATGCAGAACCAGAGATTGGTTTCAATGACATCGGGGGAAAGATTATATGGAATTCAAGAGGCTGGACATCCTTTGTCCCTGAAACTACAACTGCAACCTGGAGCATCATTAAACACTTTAAGGGATGCTGGAAAAG ATCACTATGGACTCATCTCTTGTCCCCTAGACAGGTGTAATGGAGGGAACTATTCTCAAGCTGTTCAATGTAATGCATTGGGTTGTTGCACAGGggataaattttatcataag GACGGTGGTGGTGGTGGCTCTATTTTGTTCCAGCAAAGACCACATTCTCATTTTGTTAGTCAGTATGATGACAGTGGTTTTAAGAATAAAGAGTTCCAAACTATAAGCTCCAATAGAGATTGTTTGAGTCTCTCGAGAGATAGAAGGATGAATGATATGCCTCAAATTGGACATGAAGACACGGGTGTTGCTGCATGTTTTGATGGgcctttctttccttcttccATAAACACTTCAACTGTTTCCCCCCCTTCTTTTCAGTTTCATGTCAGTTCAGAAGAGGGGATCAACCTTTATGTTGATTTAAATTCAAACCCATCAGAGTGGATTGAGAAACTGAAAAGTGAGGTTTCAATATGCCAGGACATGTCCCATTGCAAGTCTAAGACTTCTCCTAAGGAGCTTGGGCGCTTTGGGGAAAGTAGTAAACAGATGGAGAGATCTTTTCAGTTGAATGTAGATACTGGGGAAATGAAAGATGACTTTATACACTCTGGATTACCCCCAAATTTGatcataaaagaaacaagttcATTGCAGTTTGATCATCCTGATGGAGATAATGGATCCTTTGACTCAGCTGTAATGGTACCATGTGGCAGAGCTGTAGATTTGTCAGAGCATTTAGAAGGAGATCGAGGACTGACCTTAGTTAGAGCTCATCCTGATTCTCAGGAGCAAATAATTTCTGCTATTGCACCATGTGCTAAAGATAAGTGTTTGGTAGCCcctaattcaaatattaattctcTTAGGGAGAAGTTAGGTGGTGATGCTgcattaaatatatcaaatggtccTCTGAGTCTTCTGAGGAAggaaaatgaaatatgtgaaaattctACCCTACAAAGCAGTTGTCATCTTGTAAGTTCTGGTCGAATGGTTCCTGGATGCCAGCCAGATGGTTCATTACTGATGCAAAAGCCTGAAGATGTGGTTCACCAGAAAGATGCATTATATTCGCCTGGTGATAATGGTGAATTTGTGGATTTAGTTGATCCAAAGCATAAGTTTTATGCAGACCAAGGTGGGCTAGCAGGCTCAACTGATCTCAATCAAGAGACTTTTAGGACCCGGCTGCCTACATTAGTTGAAGAACAG GATAagagcaaaattaataattgggGAGAGAGTTCAGA ATGCTCACAAGATGAGTTATTTGAAAATTGTAGAGGACTTGATAATGTTGAATCTAATGGACTCGGCAAAAAGAGGGCATGTATAGATGGCGATAAAAATGACTGTAGCATGCTTGATGCCAAGATTTTAAGAAGCACAAAGCATTTGATTAAGGTCCTCCCCAGAAGATCCATGCGGCTGATTTCCAAG TGA
- the LOC105794035 gene encoding uncharacterized protein LOC105794035 isoform X5, giving the protein MENKEDEGLCHSLSRKELQSLCKKYGLPANRSHSDMAKSLASYLENQRLVSMTSGERLYGIQEAGHPLSLKLQLQPGASLNTLRDAGKDHYGLISCPLDRCNGGNYSQAVQCNALGCCTGDKFYHKDGGGGGSILFQQRPHSHFVSQYDDSGFKNKEFQTISSNRDCLSLSRDRRMNDMPQIGHEDTGVAACFDGPFFPSSINTSTVSPPSFQFHVSSEEGINLYVDLNSNPSEWIEKLKSEVSICQDMSHCKSKTSPKELGRFGESSKQMERSFQLNVDTGEMKDDFIHSGLPPNLIIKETSSLQFDHPDGDNGSFDSAVMVPCGRAVDLSEHLEGDRGLTLVRAHPDSQEQIISAIAPCAKDKCLVAPNSNINSLREKLGGDAALNISNGPLSLLRKENEICENSTLQSSCHLVSSGRMVPGCQPDGSLLMQKPEDVVHQKDALYSPGDNGEFVDLVDPKHKFYADQGGLAGSTDLNQETFRTRLPTLVEEQRT; this is encoded by the exons ATGGAAAACAAGGAAGATGAGGGTTTATGTCATAGCCTTTCTAGGAAAGAGCTTCAAAGTTTGTGTAAGAAGTATGGTTTACCGGCTAACAGGTCCCATTCTGATATGGCTAAATCATTGGCATCTTATCTAGAG AACCAGAGATTGGTTTCAATGACATCGGGGGAAAGATTATATGGAATTCAAGAGGCTGGACATCCTTTGTCCCTGAAACTACAACTGCAACCTGGAGCATCATTAAACACTTTAAGGGATGCTGGAAAAG ATCACTATGGACTCATCTCTTGTCCCCTAGACAGGTGTAATGGAGGGAACTATTCTCAAGCTGTTCAATGTAATGCATTGGGTTGTTGCACAGGggataaattttatcataag GACGGTGGTGGTGGTGGCTCTATTTTGTTCCAGCAAAGACCACATTCTCATTTTGTTAGTCAGTATGATGACAGTGGTTTTAAGAATAAAGAGTTCCAAACTATAAGCTCCAATAGAGATTGTTTGAGTCTCTCGAGAGATAGAAGGATGAATGATATGCCTCAAATTGGACATGAAGACACGGGTGTTGCTGCATGTTTTGATGGgcctttctttccttcttccATAAACACTTCAACTGTTTCCCCCCCTTCTTTTCAGTTTCATGTCAGTTCAGAAGAGGGGATCAACCTTTATGTTGATTTAAATTCAAACCCATCAGAGTGGATTGAGAAACTGAAAAGTGAGGTTTCAATATGCCAGGACATGTCCCATTGCAAGTCTAAGACTTCTCCTAAGGAGCTTGGGCGCTTTGGGGAAAGTAGTAAACAGATGGAGAGATCTTTTCAGTTGAATGTAGATACTGGGGAAATGAAAGATGACTTTATACACTCTGGATTACCCCCAAATTTGatcataaaagaaacaagttcATTGCAGTTTGATCATCCTGATGGAGATAATGGATCCTTTGACTCAGCTGTAATGGTACCATGTGGCAGAGCTGTAGATTTGTCAGAGCATTTAGAAGGAGATCGAGGACTGACCTTAGTTAGAGCTCATCCTGATTCTCAGGAGCAAATAATTTCTGCTATTGCACCATGTGCTAAAGATAAGTGTTTGGTAGCCcctaattcaaatattaattctcTTAGGGAGAAGTTAGGTGGTGATGCTgcattaaatatatcaaatggtccTCTGAGTCTTCTGAGGAAggaaaatgaaatatgtgaaaattctACCCTACAAAGCAGTTGTCATCTTGTAAGTTCTGGTCGAATGGTTCCTGGATGCCAGCCAGATGGTTCATTACTGATGCAAAAGCCTGAAGATGTGGTTCACCAGAAAGATGCATTATATTCGCCTGGTGATAATGGTGAATTTGTGGATTTAGTTGATCCAAAGCATAAGTTTTATGCAGACCAAGGTGGGCTAGCAGGCTCAACTGATCTCAATCAAGAGACTTTTAGGACCCGGCTGCCTACATTAGTTGAAGAACAG AGGACTTGA
- the LOC105794035 gene encoding uncharacterized protein LOC105794035 isoform X4 codes for MENKEDEGLCHSLSRKELQSLCKKYGLPANRSHSDMAKSLASYLENQRLVSMTSGERLYGIQEAGHPLSLKLQLQPGASLNTLRDAGKDHYGLISCPLDRCNGGNYSQAVQCNALGCCTGDKFYHKDGGGGGSILFQQRPHSHFVSQYDDSGFKNKEFQTISSNRDCLSLSRDRRMNDMPQIGHEDTGVAACFDGPFFPSSINTSTVSPPSFQFHVSSEEGINLYVDLNSNPSEWIEKLKSEVSICQDMSHCKSKTSPKELGRFGESSKQMERSFQLNVDTGEMKDDFIHSGLPPNLIIKETSSLQFDHPDGDNGSFDSAVMVPCGRAVDLSEHLEGDRGLTLVRAHPDSQEQIISAIAPCAKDKCLVAPNSNINSLREKLGGDAALNISNGPLSLLRKENEICENSTLQSSCHLVSSGRMVPGCQPDGSLLMQKPEDVVHQKDALYSPGDNGEFVDLVDPKHKFYADQGGLAGSTDLNQETFRTRLPTLVEEQMLTR; via the exons ATGGAAAACAAGGAAGATGAGGGTTTATGTCATAGCCTTTCTAGGAAAGAGCTTCAAAGTTTGTGTAAGAAGTATGGTTTACCGGCTAACAGGTCCCATTCTGATATGGCTAAATCATTGGCATCTTATCTAGAG AACCAGAGATTGGTTTCAATGACATCGGGGGAAAGATTATATGGAATTCAAGAGGCTGGACATCCTTTGTCCCTGAAACTACAACTGCAACCTGGAGCATCATTAAACACTTTAAGGGATGCTGGAAAAG ATCACTATGGACTCATCTCTTGTCCCCTAGACAGGTGTAATGGAGGGAACTATTCTCAAGCTGTTCAATGTAATGCATTGGGTTGTTGCACAGGggataaattttatcataag GACGGTGGTGGTGGTGGCTCTATTTTGTTCCAGCAAAGACCACATTCTCATTTTGTTAGTCAGTATGATGACAGTGGTTTTAAGAATAAAGAGTTCCAAACTATAAGCTCCAATAGAGATTGTTTGAGTCTCTCGAGAGATAGAAGGATGAATGATATGCCTCAAATTGGACATGAAGACACGGGTGTTGCTGCATGTTTTGATGGgcctttctttccttcttccATAAACACTTCAACTGTTTCCCCCCCTTCTTTTCAGTTTCATGTCAGTTCAGAAGAGGGGATCAACCTTTATGTTGATTTAAATTCAAACCCATCAGAGTGGATTGAGAAACTGAAAAGTGAGGTTTCAATATGCCAGGACATGTCCCATTGCAAGTCTAAGACTTCTCCTAAGGAGCTTGGGCGCTTTGGGGAAAGTAGTAAACAGATGGAGAGATCTTTTCAGTTGAATGTAGATACTGGGGAAATGAAAGATGACTTTATACACTCTGGATTACCCCCAAATTTGatcataaaagaaacaagttcATTGCAGTTTGATCATCCTGATGGAGATAATGGATCCTTTGACTCAGCTGTAATGGTACCATGTGGCAGAGCTGTAGATTTGTCAGAGCATTTAGAAGGAGATCGAGGACTGACCTTAGTTAGAGCTCATCCTGATTCTCAGGAGCAAATAATTTCTGCTATTGCACCATGTGCTAAAGATAAGTGTTTGGTAGCCcctaattcaaatattaattctcTTAGGGAGAAGTTAGGTGGTGATGCTgcattaaatatatcaaatggtccTCTGAGTCTTCTGAGGAAggaaaatgaaatatgtgaaaattctACCCTACAAAGCAGTTGTCATCTTGTAAGTTCTGGTCGAATGGTTCCTGGATGCCAGCCAGATGGTTCATTACTGATGCAAAAGCCTGAAGATGTGGTTCACCAGAAAGATGCATTATATTCGCCTGGTGATAATGGTGAATTTGTGGATTTAGTTGATCCAAAGCATAAGTTTTATGCAGACCAAGGTGGGCTAGCAGGCTCAACTGATCTCAATCAAGAGACTTTTAGGACCCGGCTGCCTACATTAGTTGAAGAACAG ATGCTCACAAGATGA